The following proteins are co-located in the Pedobacter sp. FW305-3-2-15-E-R2A2 genome:
- a CDS encoding RNA polymerase sigma-70 factor — protein sequence MSKEPILSPLNEDLILISAIRKKDKKVFEAFYKKYYKQLFGTAYQYVGQSEAAEEIVHDLFIAIWNKADQLNIQYSMKSYLFRAIVNSSLNFVRKEKINAQKQLAWQSSHVEQEPLTEDGEVAENEETLLKSLEEALVLLPDKCKQVMYLSRFGKLKQQEIADQMGISLKTVKNHLTYGFQKLRSHMEKQGQVIIFLILFLKIIIC from the coding sequence ATGAGCAAAGAACCGATACTTAGTCCGCTTAATGAAGATTTAATACTGATCAGCGCAATCCGTAAAAAAGATAAAAAGGTGTTTGAAGCCTTTTATAAAAAATATTATAAACAGCTGTTTGGTACAGCTTACCAGTATGTAGGACAGTCGGAAGCAGCTGAGGAAATTGTTCATGATTTGTTTATCGCGATATGGAATAAGGCTGACCAATTAAATATTCAGTATTCAATGAAAAGTTATTTGTTCAGGGCAATTGTAAACTCCTCACTGAACTTCGTCAGGAAAGAGAAGATAAATGCACAGAAGCAATTGGCCTGGCAGTCAAGTCATGTGGAACAGGAACCACTTACAGAAGATGGAGAAGTTGCTGAAAACGAAGAAACGTTATTGAAAAGCCTGGAAGAAGCGTTGGTATTGCTGCCAGATAAATGTAAACAGGTAATGTATCTGAGCCGCTTTGGTAAATTGAAACAGCAGGAGATTGCAGACCAGATGGGGATTTCCCTGAAAACAGTTAAAAACCATTTGACCTATGGCTTTCAGAAACTCAGAAGTCATATGGAAAAACAAGGGCAGGTCATTATTTTTTTAATCTTGTTCTTAAAAATAATCATATGCTAA
- a CDS encoding FecR domain-containing protein, which translates to MKNFETNETLIFGLIIDDLDKTITPANKELLKQWRAADPANEKTYQEFLNVQVNLDKLVERLDIDAQQSWESLDKKIENSPASEELPLFKEEKQSNYWLKIAASLLILCSIGYYFVQKNQDVVISTDQQTGVTNIVLPDGTAVKLNAATTISYNKSSFKSDRRLELLKGEAFVQVVEDKRVQFRVDLGELEAKDIGTRFNISKNEDKIAVIVEEGKVALRHHSSSKEVLLTPGKMGLYNLATKELIATDNPDRNYKAWIDKNFVFTAVPIGEVTSQLEKAYNSRIDIKGDQLKKRKLTASLKYQTLDSALAVISASLQCKVTKFENTYTLSDN; encoded by the coding sequence ATGAAAAACTTTGAAACAAACGAAACGCTTATTTTTGGACTGATCATAGACGATCTGGACAAAACTATAACTCCTGCAAACAAGGAATTACTGAAGCAATGGAGAGCAGCTGATCCTGCCAATGAAAAAACCTATCAGGAATTTCTGAACGTTCAGGTGAACCTTGATAAATTGGTAGAACGTCTGGACATTGATGCCCAGCAGTCCTGGGAGTCTCTCGATAAAAAAATTGAAAATTCCCCTGCTTCTGAAGAACTTCCCCTTTTTAAAGAAGAAAAACAAAGCAATTACTGGTTGAAAATCGCTGCCTCATTACTGATTCTATGCTCCATAGGGTATTATTTTGTTCAGAAAAACCAGGATGTGGTTATTAGTACAGATCAGCAGACCGGAGTAACTAATATTGTCCTTCCAGATGGAACGGCGGTTAAATTGAACGCGGCGACAACCATCAGCTACAATAAAAGCAGCTTTAAGAGCGATCGAAGACTGGAACTTTTAAAAGGAGAAGCCTTTGTACAGGTGGTGGAGGATAAGCGTGTTCAGTTTAGAGTAGACCTTGGAGAACTGGAAGCAAAAGACATTGGAACGCGTTTTAACATCAGTAAAAACGAAGATAAAATAGCCGTAATTGTTGAAGAAGGCAAAGTTGCACTGCGACACCACAGCAGTAGTAAAGAAGTGCTTTTAACGCCAGGTAAAATGGGACTATACAACCTGGCTACCAAAGAATTGATTGCGACCGACAATCCAGATCGTAATTATAAAGCCTGGATAGATAAAAATTTTGTATTTACCGCTGTTCCTATAGGGGAGGTTACCAGCCAGCTGGAGAAAGCTTACAATTCCAGAATTGACATTAAAGGTGATCAGCTCAAGAAACGCAAACTGACGGCCAGCCTGAAATACCAGACCCTGGATAGTGCACTTGCTGTGATCTCTGCTTCTTTACAATGTAAAGTGACAAAATTTGAAAACACTTATACTTTATCTGACAATTAA
- a CDS encoding glycosyl transferase, producing MLNFCTLFNTTYLSRGLAMYHSLEQQCSDFHLYIFAFDQHCFEALSKLKLSQATIVSLKDFENNDLLTAKSGRTAQEYCWTCASSTIKYSIETFQLDHCTYVDADLLFFKNPQVLIDEMAEKSVLITEHRYTPVHDQSAKSGIYCVQFMTFKNNEEGMEVLNWWVNACLDWCFNRFEDHKFGDQKYLDDWTERFSCVHVLKHLGGGVAPWNVQQYAFKNNGSKTMCKELSENQNFDLVFYHYHGFSYSSKNSYMLTHKVYRLTRNQIKHIYKPYVKALSLAEEQINVSVGGIIPYAINNKPEWVNKMTGRYLLFSLLGSYRHFYAKWSLQYSFFY from the coding sequence ATGCTTAACTTCTGTACACTATTTAACACGACTTACCTATCACGTGGTTTGGCCATGTATCATTCCCTTGAGCAACAATGTTCAGATTTTCACCTGTATATCTTTGCTTTTGATCAGCATTGCTTTGAGGCCCTGTCTAAACTGAAACTTTCCCAGGCTACCATTGTGAGTCTGAAAGATTTTGAAAATAATGACTTGCTGACGGCGAAATCGGGACGGACGGCTCAAGAGTATTGCTGGACCTGTGCGTCTTCGACGATCAAATATAGCATAGAGACCTTCCAGCTGGATCATTGTACCTATGTAGATGCGGATCTATTGTTCTTTAAAAATCCACAGGTGCTCATTGACGAAATGGCTGAAAAATCGGTGCTGATCACTGAACATCGCTATACGCCGGTCCATGATCAATCCGCCAAAAGCGGGATCTACTGTGTGCAGTTCATGACTTTCAAAAATAATGAAGAAGGCATGGAAGTATTAAACTGGTGGGTCAATGCCTGTCTGGACTGGTGTTTCAACAGATTTGAGGACCACAAATTTGGAGACCAGAAGTATCTGGACGATTGGACAGAAAGATTTTCCTGTGTACATGTCCTGAAACATCTTGGTGGTGGTGTTGCTCCATGGAATGTACAACAGTATGCCTTTAAAAATAATGGTAGCAAAACCATGTGTAAAGAGTTGTCTGAGAATCAAAATTTTGACCTTGTATTTTACCATTATCATGGATTCAGCTATTCTTCTAAAAACAGTTATATGCTGACACATAAAGTTTACCGTCTGACTAGAAACCAGATCAAACATATTTATAAACCCTATGTAAAAGCACTTTCCTTAGCTGAAGAACAGATCAATGTCAGTGTGGGTGGCATTATCCCTTATGCGATCAACAATAAGCCGGAATGGGTTAATAAAATGACGGGCAGGTATCTGTTGTTCTCTCTTTTGGGTTCTTATCGGCATTTTTATGCTAAATGGTCCTTACAATACAGCTTTTTTTATTAA